A section of the Candidatus Rokuibacteriota bacterium genome encodes:
- the aat gene encoding leucyl/phenylalanyl-tRNA--protein transferase, with the protein MSGRKLTLTPEGVLLAYGHGIFPMADERSGDVLWFRPDPRAIIHLDGFHVSRSLARALRRGLFEIRVDTDFEGVMRGCADRPEGTWISERFVEVYAALHRAGKAHSVEAWREGRLVGGVYGVALGGAFMAESMFHRETDASKVALGALCSRLRERGFVLLDVQYVTPHLESLGAVEITRREYERRLEQALGLPCRFA; encoded by the coding sequence ATGTCTGGGCGCAAGCTCACCCTCACGCCTGAGGGCGTCCTGCTCGCCTACGGCCACGGGATCTTCCCGATGGCGGACGAGCGCTCCGGTGACGTCCTCTGGTTCAGGCCCGACCCGCGCGCGATCATCCACCTCGACGGCTTCCACGTCTCGCGCTCGCTCGCGCGCGCGCTCAGGCGCGGCCTCTTCGAAATCCGCGTCGACACCGACTTCGAGGGCGTGATGCGCGGCTGCGCCGACAGGCCGGAAGGCACGTGGATCTCGGAGCGCTTCGTCGAGGTGTACGCGGCGCTCCACCGGGCGGGCAAGGCTCACAGCGTGGAGGCGTGGCGCGAGGGGCGGCTGGTGGGCGGCGTCTACGGCGTTGCGCTCGGCGGCGCCTTCATGGCGGAGAGCATGTTCCACCGCGAGACCGACGCCTCGAAGGTGGCGCTGGGGGCGCTCTGCTCGCGGCTGCGGGAGCGGGGCTTCGTCCTGCTGGACGTCCAGTACGTCACCCCGCACCTCGAGAGCCTGGGCGCGGTCGAGATCACGCGGCGGGAGTACGAGCGGAGGCTCGAGCAGGCGCTCGGCCTCCCCTGCCGCTTCGCTTAG
- a CDS encoding fumarate hydratase C-terminal domain-containing protein, which produces MKEIRRLDDVQMDEVHLSTPVSAEAIGSLKLGDVVYLSGVLYTAREGVYRQVVDKGLPLPAGLRELTNVNFHCSPAASVRPDGSYSVEAVTATASFRFGKSMAAWFERSGAKVIVGKAGLTELAYREWFVPHGAVYLTTVGYGLGAMYGRSIKRVLDVHWLKELGIAQACWVLEVEKLGPFLVEGDAAGRSLFALANREINVRIEEVYKTLPPPALSRFGEVLSRKDEVV; this is translated from the coding sequence ATGAAAGAGATCCGTCGGCTCGACGATGTCCAGATGGATGAAGTCCACCTCAGCACTCCCGTCTCCGCCGAGGCCATTGGCTCGCTGAAGCTCGGCGACGTGGTCTATCTCTCGGGCGTGCTCTACACGGCGCGCGAGGGCGTCTACCGCCAGGTCGTGGACAAGGGGCTGCCGCTGCCGGCGGGCCTCCGCGAGTTGACCAACGTCAACTTCCACTGCTCGCCCGCGGCCTCGGTGCGCCCGGACGGCTCCTATTCGGTCGAGGCCGTCACGGCCACGGCCAGCTTCCGCTTCGGCAAGTCGATGGCGGCCTGGTTCGAGCGCTCGGGCGCCAAGGTGATCGTGGGCAAGGCGGGTTTGACCGAGCTGGCCTATCGCGAGTGGTTCGTGCCTCACGGCGCCGTCTACCTGACGACCGTCGGCTACGGGCTCGGCGCGATGTACGGGCGGAGCATCAAGCGCGTGCTCGACGTCCACTGGCTGAAGGAGCTGGGCATCGCCCAGGCGTGCTGGGTGCTCGAGGTGGAGAAGCTCGGGCCCTTCCTCGTCGAGGGCGACGCCGCCGGCCGGAGCCTTTTCGCGCTCGCGAACCGCGAGATCAACGTCAGGATCGAGGAGGTATACAAGACCCTCCCGCCTCCCGCGCTGTCCCGCTTCGGCGAAGTCCTCTCCCGCAAGGACGAGGTCGTCTAG